Proteins encoded in a region of the Paenibacillus sp. W2I17 genome:
- a CDS encoding glycoside hydrolase family 28 protein translates to MNTYHSPMSTGASAQSDVRAYEANLPVIPAQDFQLTDYGAVGDGVTDNTEMFRLAIASCAEAGGGRIVIPAGVWLTGPIVMRSRIELHVEAGALVTFSRDFDQYPLIASSFEGWQVVRCQSPIDGDQLEDIAITGEGIWDGGGEAWRPVKRSKMTTSQWNRLVASGGVVEQSGGDEEIWWPTTAALEGGTIANRLHQEQVSDTAAYEEVRDFLRPNMVSLRRCKRVLMDGPTFQNSPAWNLHPWASEHVTIRNVSVRNPWFSQNGDGLDIESCRHVGGGEECIRCR, encoded by the coding sequence ATGAATACATATCACTCCCCAATGTCGACTGGAGCAAGTGCCCAGTCCGATGTTCGAGCTTATGAAGCCAATTTGCCTGTCATTCCTGCTCAGGATTTTCAGCTTACAGACTATGGAGCTGTTGGAGACGGCGTAACAGATAATACGGAGATGTTCCGACTTGCCATCGCTTCATGTGCTGAAGCAGGAGGTGGGAGAATCGTTATTCCTGCCGGGGTATGGCTCACAGGTCCGATTGTAATGCGCAGCCGGATCGAGCTACATGTGGAAGCAGGGGCACTGGTTACATTTAGCCGAGATTTTGATCAATACCCATTAATTGCATCAAGCTTCGAAGGCTGGCAGGTGGTACGTTGCCAATCCCCGATCGATGGTGATCAACTGGAGGATATTGCGATTACTGGTGAGGGGATATGGGATGGGGGCGGGGAGGCATGGCGTCCGGTGAAACGCTCCAAAATGACCACTTCACAATGGAACCGATTGGTCGCTTCTGGTGGTGTTGTAGAGCAATCCGGTGGAGATGAAGAAATCTGGTGGCCTACCACAGCTGCACTTGAAGGCGGCACTATTGCGAATCGATTGCATCAGGAGCAGGTAAGTGATACCGCTGCCTATGAAGAAGTCAGAGACTTTTTACGCCCCAACATGGTCAGCTTGCGCAGATGCAAACGGGTATTGATGGACGGTCCAACGTTCCAGAACTCACCTGCATGGAATCTTCATCCCTGGGCATCTGAGCATGTCACCATTCGTAACGTGAGTGTGCGGAATCCGTGGTTTTCTCAGAATGGAGATGGGCTGGACATTGAATCCTGTCGTCATGTGGGTGGTGGAGAAGAGTGTAT
- a CDS encoding amino acid ABC transporter ATP-binding protein produces MIEFRGVQKHFGHFHVLKDIHLHIEEGEVVVIIGPSGSGKSTLLRCINRLETITEGELVVSGIPLHQKKVDINLFRRDIGMVFQHFNLYPHKKVIDNITLAPMKVRKQPKEQAAATAMKYLTRVGIADKADSYPSQLSGGQQQRVAIARGLAMEPKIMLFDEPTSALDPEMIGEVLDVMRSLAHNGMTMVVVTHEMGFAREVADRVIFMDEGRIVEEANAAKFFDNPREERAQQFLSRLIHH; encoded by the coding sequence TTGATTGAATTTAGGGGTGTCCAGAAGCATTTCGGTCATTTTCATGTCCTCAAGGATATCCATCTTCACATTGAAGAAGGAGAGGTCGTCGTCATTATCGGACCTTCCGGCTCCGGCAAAAGCACATTACTCCGCTGTATTAACCGCCTGGAGACCATTACCGAAGGTGAACTTGTCGTCAGTGGGATTCCTCTACATCAGAAAAAGGTGGACATTAACCTCTTCCGCCGTGACATCGGCATGGTATTTCAACACTTCAATCTTTATCCTCACAAAAAAGTCATCGATAACATTACCCTTGCACCCATGAAAGTGCGCAAACAACCCAAAGAACAGGCAGCCGCAACAGCAATGAAGTATCTGACCCGGGTGGGCATTGCCGACAAAGCAGACAGTTATCCCTCCCAGTTGTCAGGTGGACAACAACAACGGGTAGCCATCGCCAGAGGACTCGCCATGGAGCCCAAAATCATGCTTTTTGACGAACCTACCTCTGCTCTCGATCCCGAGATGATCGGGGAAGTCCTCGATGTTATGCGTTCCCTTGCCCATAATGGCATGACCATGGTCGTTGTTACCCATGAGATGGGATTCGCCCGCGAAGTTGCGGACCGGGTCATCTTCATGGACGAAGGCCGAATTGTAGAAGAGGCCAACGCTGCCAAATTTTTTGACAACCCCAGAGAAGAACGAGCACAGCAATTCCTGAGCCGTCTGATTCATCATTGA
- a CDS encoding transporter substrate-binding domain-containing protein: protein MKKLLKWPSFMLVLILSLVLSGCSTGTDTPSTSGGGGDAEAKGTIERIKERGKLIAGVKYDTKLFGLKDPASGNVEGFDIDIAKALAKQILGDETKVELKEVTSKTRVPMLQNGDIDIIIATMTITDERKEQVDFSDVYFEAGQSLLVKNDSAITGLESLSGVKVLAVKGSTSAQNIREKAPDAEVLEFDNYQDAFTALKAGKGEALTTDNIILIGMQQTDNSFQLVGGNFTSEPYGMAIRKGDTAFVEEVNTLLKSMKDSGEYDTLHEKWLGSKPE, encoded by the coding sequence ATGAAGAAATTATTGAAATGGCCATCATTTATGCTTGTCCTCATTCTCTCCCTTGTATTGTCAGGTTGTAGTACAGGTACAGATACACCTTCGACGAGCGGTGGTGGTGGTGACGCCGAGGCGAAAGGCACAATTGAGCGGATTAAGGAACGCGGCAAGCTCATCGCCGGTGTGAAATACGATACGAAGCTGTTTGGCTTGAAAGATCCCGCAAGTGGCAACGTTGAAGGATTCGATATTGATATCGCCAAGGCACTCGCCAAACAGATCCTTGGAGATGAGACAAAGGTCGAACTGAAAGAGGTCACTTCCAAGACACGTGTTCCCATGCTGCAAAATGGAGACATCGACATCATCATCGCCACGATGACAATTACGGATGAGCGTAAGGAACAGGTCGATTTCAGTGATGTTTATTTCGAGGCAGGCCAATCCCTGCTGGTGAAAAACGACAGTGCGATTACCGGCCTGGAAAGCCTCAGCGGGGTGAAAGTACTCGCGGTGAAAGGCTCCACATCCGCTCAGAACATTCGCGAGAAAGCCCCGGATGCTGAGGTGCTTGAATTCGATAACTATCAGGATGCATTCACTGCTCTCAAAGCAGGTAAAGGCGAAGCGCTGACCACAGATAACATCATCCTCATCGGTATGCAACAGACGGATAACAGCTTCCAATTGGTTGGTGGCAATTTCACAAGCGAACCTTATGGTATGGCCATTCGCAAAGGCGACACTGCCTTCGTGGAGGAAGTCAACACGCTGCTCAAAAGCATGAAAGACAGCGGGGAATATGACACATTACATGAGAAATGGCTGGGCTCCAAGCCCGAGTAA
- a CDS encoding amino acid ABC transporter permease → MGTLDFSVLTRHSDRFLEGFLNTIQVSIMALIGSFILGAILAIFRISPVKPLNWIGTAFVEFIRNIPLLLVVFFFYLGLPALGISLDGFVSGTLGLTIYTAAFIAEAIRAGIQTVPRGQLEAARSSGLSYVQAMNLIILPQAIKIVLPSIGNQFINLVKNSSILAVVAGMDLMYFADLVNSDTFQPLSVYTIVALFYLVMTLPLSFLVHYMERRFGQSDAEARSTKGKPKKNKPAGQVTM, encoded by the coding sequence ATGGGCACATTGGATTTCAGCGTACTAACGCGACACTCGGATCGTTTTCTGGAAGGGTTCCTGAATACGATTCAAGTGAGCATTATGGCTCTCATTGGCAGCTTTATCCTTGGCGCGATCCTGGCTATCTTTCGGATATCCCCTGTGAAACCGCTGAACTGGATTGGCACGGCTTTTGTGGAATTTATTCGAAATATCCCATTGCTGTTGGTTGTGTTTTTCTTCTATCTTGGACTGCCTGCACTAGGCATCTCGCTGGATGGATTTGTCTCCGGCACTCTGGGTCTGACCATCTACACCGCCGCTTTCATTGCCGAAGCGATCCGAGCGGGCATTCAGACCGTGCCGCGTGGACAACTGGAAGCAGCAAGGTCTTCAGGCTTGTCCTATGTACAGGCCATGAACCTGATCATTCTGCCCCAGGCCATCAAGATTGTACTGCCGTCCATTGGCAACCAGTTCATCAATTTGGTCAAAAACTCATCCATTCTTGCCGTTGTCGCCGGTATGGATCTTATGTATTTTGCCGACCTGGTTAACTCAGATACGTTCCAACCGCTAAGTGTGTACACCATTGTTGCGCTGTTCTATCTGGTAATGACACTACCACTTAGCTTCTTGGTGCATTATATGGAGCGCAGGTTTGGACAGAGCGATGCAGAGGCGCGCAGCACCAAGGGCAAACCGAAAAAGAACAAACCGGCAGGTCAGGTCACCATGTAA
- a CDS encoding amino acid ABC transporter permease has translation MDFSGAYAWPNLRFLLQGFLITLQVAGLSIIFSFVLGTVLGTIRYTRIPVLSQIVAVIVDTIRNLPLLLIIFFIHMVLPQLGIKMSVFWSTVVGLSLFEGAMIAEIVRSGLKSVERGQVEAARSSGLSYMQTLGGIIMPQALRRMSPPMVSQFISLLKDTSLAIIISLPELMHNVQILGGQSFDYIIPALLLAAVLYFVINYALSIVARRLEARMN, from the coding sequence ATGGACTTTAGCGGGGCCTATGCGTGGCCCAACCTTCGTTTCCTGCTTCAAGGATTCCTGATTACCCTGCAGGTAGCAGGGCTATCCATTATATTCAGCTTTGTGCTTGGCACTGTGCTGGGTACGATCCGGTATACCCGTATCCCTGTTCTGTCACAGATCGTGGCAGTGATCGTGGATACGATCCGGAATCTGCCGCTGCTGCTCATCATTTTCTTCATTCACATGGTACTTCCACAGCTCGGGATTAAAATGTCCGTCTTCTGGTCCACAGTTGTTGGACTGAGTCTGTTTGAAGGCGCGATGATCGCCGAGATCGTCCGTAGCGGTCTGAAGTCCGTTGAGCGCGGTCAGGTGGAAGCTGCCCGCTCCTCGGGCTTGAGCTACATGCAGACCCTCGGTGGCATCATCATGCCACAGGCGCTACGCCGCATGTCCCCGCCGATGGTCAGCCAGTTCATCTCACTCCTGAAGGATACTTCACTGGCGATCATCATCTCTCTGCCGGAACTGATGCACAACGTGCAGATCCTTGGCGGTCAAAGTTTCGATTATATTATCCCGGCCCTGCTGCTCGCAGCCGTATTGTATTTTGTGATCAACTACGCGCTGTCCATTGTCGCAAGGCGACTTGAGGCACGGATGAATTGA
- a CDS encoding FAD-dependent oxidoreductase, with protein MKKEEADVVIVGGGPAGIAAAIAAGRQGIRTVLVERYGFVGGMSTAAMVYPWMTFHTERGEQVIKGIAQEIVDRLQACGGSPGHLRDTVGFVHTVTPYHPAIFQVVAAEMLQEAGVRLLLHSFVDEVVVVEDRVEAVRVTNKSGRTEFHANVFVDASGDADLAYLAGASVAKGRDGDHQSQPMTMKFRMRGVDLGQVKQYMLEHPEDFYAKTPFSELDSIPLTGVSGFYSQWKKAGVPINRDQVLFFTGPAEDEVLINCTRVQGLDATDAEDLTSAEQEGRKQVLMIAEFLQRDVPGFERASISAVAPQIGIRESRRIIGQYELTQADVVVGQKFDDVIARSGYPIDIHDPSGQGVVAAFIEGDGAYDIPYRCLISRNIRNLLAAGRCISTTHEAHATTRLTPSCMATGEAAGTAAALTVKMKLDPVELPIELLQAELRRNGAAI; from the coding sequence ATGAAAAAAGAAGAAGCAGATGTCGTTATTGTGGGAGGGGGCCCTGCGGGTATAGCGGCAGCCATTGCGGCTGGACGGCAGGGTATACGAACAGTGCTGGTGGAGCGATATGGATTCGTGGGCGGGATGTCAACCGCTGCTATGGTTTATCCTTGGATGACTTTCCACACAGAGCGCGGTGAGCAGGTCATTAAAGGCATTGCGCAGGAGATTGTGGATCGTTTGCAGGCATGTGGCGGCTCCCCGGGGCATTTGCGCGATACGGTTGGATTTGTGCATACCGTCACGCCGTACCATCCAGCCATCTTTCAGGTGGTTGCAGCAGAGATGTTGCAGGAGGCTGGTGTCCGGCTGTTATTGCACAGCTTTGTGGACGAGGTGGTCGTTGTAGAGGATCGGGTGGAAGCGGTGCGAGTGACCAACAAGTCTGGAAGAACGGAGTTCCATGCGAACGTATTCGTGGATGCAAGCGGTGATGCGGATCTGGCTTATCTTGCGGGTGCTTCAGTGGCAAAGGGACGAGACGGCGACCATCAGTCACAGCCAATGACCATGAAATTCCGTATGCGTGGTGTGGATCTTGGACAAGTGAAACAATACATGCTGGAGCACCCGGAGGATTTCTATGCCAAGACCCCCTTCTCGGAGCTGGACAGCATTCCGTTAACCGGGGTGAGCGGCTTCTACTCCCAGTGGAAAAAAGCAGGTGTGCCGATTAATCGCGACCAGGTATTATTTTTTACCGGACCGGCAGAGGATGAAGTGCTGATTAATTGTACGCGGGTGCAGGGACTTGATGCGACGGATGCCGAGGATCTGACCTCTGCGGAACAGGAAGGGCGGAAGCAGGTGCTGATGATCGCTGAGTTTTTGCAGCGTGATGTGCCTGGATTCGAACGGGCTTCGATCTCGGCAGTAGCGCCGCAGATTGGTATTCGTGAATCGAGACGGATTATTGGGCAGTATGAATTGACCCAGGCGGATGTAGTTGTAGGACAAAAGTTTGACGATGTGATCGCTAGAAGCGGTTACCCGATTGATATTCATGACCCTTCGGGTCAAGGCGTTGTGGCTGCCTTTATAGAGGGAGATGGGGCGTACGATATTCCGTATCGCTGTCTGATCTCTCGCAATATCCGCAATCTGCTGGCGGCAGGACGCTGCATCTCCACCACACATGAGGCGCATGCAACGACAAGGTTGACTCCAAGCTGTATGGCTACCGGGGAGGCCGCGGGAACAGCGGCTGCACTAACAGTGAAGATGAAGCTGGACCCGGTGGAACTGCCGATCGAGCTGTTACAGGCGGAATTACGTCGCAACGGAGCAGCGATCTAG
- a CDS encoding carbohydrate ABC transporter permease, which produces MKAMPSPSGRKIGSTLGTYLLLTLISLIMIVPFIWMISTSFKEPQSIFTYPPQWIPEPFRFQNYIDVFRLIPFHRFYWNSIYISALVVLGTVFFASLAGYAFAKIPFKGRNVVFLILLSAMMIPHEVTAIPMFLFMRQLGWIDTHLPLILLPIFGAGGVFGIFVMRQFFITVPTELEEAAMMDGCNRFRIYARIMLPIAKPGMATLTIFTFLTIWNEFFDPLIFINSRDLMTLPLGLSLFTDEVGTAWQYLMSATVMATLPLLIVFFLAQRRFIEGVAMTGLKE; this is translated from the coding sequence ATGAAGGCGATGCCTAGTCCTTCGGGGCGGAAGATAGGAAGTACTCTGGGGACGTATTTGTTGCTGACCCTGATTTCCCTCATTATGATTGTGCCATTTATCTGGATGATATCGACATCATTCAAGGAACCCCAGAGCATATTCACCTATCCACCGCAGTGGATACCGGAACCATTCCGATTTCAGAACTACATCGATGTCTTTCGATTGATTCCGTTTCACCGTTTTTATTGGAACAGTATCTACATTTCTGCGTTGGTTGTGCTAGGAACAGTATTTTTTGCTTCCCTCGCTGGTTACGCATTTGCCAAAATTCCGTTTAAAGGACGTAATGTGGTATTTCTCATCCTGCTGAGTGCGATGATGATTCCCCATGAGGTGACGGCGATACCGATGTTTCTGTTCATGCGGCAGCTGGGGTGGATTGATACCCATCTTCCTTTAATTTTGCTGCCGATCTTTGGCGCGGGTGGTGTATTTGGCATCTTTGTGATGCGGCAGTTCTTCATTACGGTGCCAACTGAGCTGGAGGAAGCGGCGATGATGGACGGCTGCAACCGATTCCGGATATATGCGCGAATTATGCTGCCCATTGCCAAGCCGGGTATGGCTACGCTGACGATCTTTACGTTTTTGACGATCTGGAATGAGTTTTTTGATCCGTTGATCTTCATTAACTCGCGTGATCTAATGACGCTGCCGCTTGGATTATCCCTGTTTACAGATGAAGTGGGTACAGCCTGGCAATATCTGATGAGCGCCACCGTCATGGCGACCTTGCCACTGTTAATTGTTTTTTTTCTGGCACAGCGGCGCTTCATTGAGGGGGTTGCCATGACGGGACTGAAAGAGTAA
- a CDS encoding carbohydrate ABC transporter permease, translating to MTHSRKRKRGGPLAREAQIAGWLFVSPMVLGFTLLLLFPMGLALYMSLTDWPLLGDLHFIGLENYRNIMTDAMFWKVLANTVYFTTGLVPLNIVLALLLALLLSRNLRGIGIFRTAIFVPVMTSLIVWAIVWKLMYATESGLINQLLLMLGIKGPAWLYNPDLAMPAVIVTSVLKNVGLNMVLFIAAIQQVPRSLYEAATLDGAGKRGTFFHVTLPMITPTVFLTVVMTVIGSLKVFGQIYVMTQGGPSNSTKVLVYYIWEKAFKLFQFGYASALAYVLFFIVLILTLLQWQLRKRWVFNEGDA from the coding sequence GTGACCCATTCACGCAAGCGCAAAAGAGGGGGGCCGCTCGCCAGAGAGGCCCAGATCGCAGGTTGGCTGTTTGTATCGCCGATGGTGCTTGGGTTTACCCTGCTGCTGTTATTTCCCATGGGTCTCGCGTTATACATGAGCCTGACCGATTGGCCGCTGCTGGGGGACCTTCATTTTATTGGATTGGAGAATTACCGGAATATTATGACAGACGCGATGTTCTGGAAAGTGCTCGCCAATACGGTTTATTTCACAACGGGGCTGGTGCCGCTTAATATTGTGCTCGCCCTGCTGCTAGCGTTGCTGCTATCCAGAAATCTGCGGGGCATCGGAATTTTCCGAACAGCGATCTTTGTTCCGGTCATGACCTCGCTGATCGTATGGGCCATCGTGTGGAAGCTGATGTATGCGACAGAGTCTGGATTGATTAATCAGCTTCTGTTGATGCTGGGCATCAAGGGTCCGGCCTGGCTTTACAATCCGGATTTGGCAATGCCAGCGGTTATCGTGACAAGTGTGCTGAAAAATGTCGGTCTGAATATGGTGCTGTTCATTGCAGCGATTCAGCAGGTACCGCGTTCACTGTACGAAGCAGCAACATTAGATGGGGCGGGCAAAAGGGGAACCTTCTTTCACGTCACGCTGCCCATGATCACGCCAACCGTATTTTTGACCGTAGTTATGACCGTGATTGGTTCACTCAAAGTATTCGGGCAGATCTATGTGATGACACAGGGCGGGCCGAGCAACAGCACAAAGGTATTGGTTTATTATATCTGGGAAAAAGCATTCAAATTATTTCAGTTTGGCTATGCTTCTGCTCTCGCATATGTACTGTTCTTTATCGTGCTAATTCTGACGCTGCTGCAATGGCAGCTCCGAAAGAGGTGGGTATTCAATGAAGGCGATGCCTAG
- a CDS encoding sugar ABC transporter substrate-binding protein, whose product MKKAGLILVFVLMMMASIACASSNSNSESGSASGENGEVELKFMMWGNQAHMDVYNKLIDDFTKENPGIKVTMESVPFAEYQQKISVLAAGGSLPDLAWVSERMVPQFKSNHILADVSEFKDDAQFKLDDYIPSTLDLFRDGDQLLGLPFSTPPVVMFYNKTLFDQAGLTDPNSLATQGKWTWEQFEESAKAITSKDATNRVYGANFFRDWKTWAVLSSYSWSNGSGPFDEGMTTFTWNDAYGVQTFELLERMMFTDESHPKAGEQVSFDAGNVGMFFDNYSYVSKAREITDFEWSIAPMPSGSQGSVPMLGQAGYAMFNDSKHPEETKKLLKYFASEQGIQATATYFVPPRTSVLNSDAFILQPNNPSKEHIVQAVIDEMPKARLIPGHIRWQDIDNAVLQGFDRLFAKTATAEDNLKQMQEEIQSVLQP is encoded by the coding sequence ATGAAAAAAGCAGGACTGATACTGGTGTTTGTACTCATGATGATGGCTTCAATCGCGTGCGCAAGCTCCAATTCTAACAGTGAATCTGGCAGTGCAAGCGGAGAGAATGGAGAGGTCGAGCTGAAGTTCATGATGTGGGGCAATCAGGCGCATATGGATGTATACAACAAGTTGATCGATGACTTCACAAAGGAAAATCCAGGCATCAAAGTAACGATGGAATCCGTACCTTTCGCAGAATACCAGCAAAAAATTTCGGTGCTTGCCGCCGGAGGCTCCCTTCCCGATCTCGCCTGGGTATCGGAGCGAATGGTGCCACAATTCAAGTCCAACCATATTCTGGCCGATGTATCCGAGTTCAAGGATGATGCACAGTTTAAGCTGGATGATTATATTCCAAGTACATTGGATTTGTTCCGTGATGGCGATCAACTGCTGGGGCTACCTTTCTCTACACCTCCGGTGGTCATGTTTTACAATAAAACGCTGTTTGACCAAGCCGGTCTGACTGATCCAAACTCACTTGCCACCCAAGGAAAATGGACATGGGAACAGTTCGAAGAGTCCGCCAAAGCCATTACCAGCAAGGATGCGACCAACCGAGTCTATGGTGCCAACTTTTTTCGCGACTGGAAGACCTGGGCGGTGCTTTCTTCCTACTCCTGGTCCAATGGAAGCGGTCCATTCGACGAAGGCATGACAACGTTCACTTGGAACGATGCCTATGGCGTACAGACCTTTGAATTACTGGAACGCATGATGTTCACCGATGAATCACACCCGAAGGCGGGCGAACAGGTCAGCTTTGATGCGGGTAATGTGGGCATGTTCTTTGATAATTACAGCTATGTTTCCAAAGCAAGGGAAATTACGGATTTTGAATGGAGCATCGCTCCTATGCCTTCCGGTTCTCAAGGCAGTGTGCCGATGCTGGGGCAGGCCGGATATGCCATGTTCAACGACAGCAAACATCCAGAGGAAACGAAGAAACTGTTGAAGTATTTTGCCAGTGAGCAGGGGATTCAGGCGACAGCCACCTACTTTGTACCTCCGCGTACCTCTGTTCTGAACTCAGATGCATTCATTCTTCAGCCGAATAACCCGAGCAAAGAGCATATCGTGCAGGCCGTCATTGATGAAATGCCAAAAGCGCGCTTAATTCCCGGTCATATCCGTTGGCAGGATATTGACAATGCGGTATTGCAGGGATTTGACCGACTGTTTGCAAAGACAGCGACAGCTGAGGATAACCTGAAACAAATGCAGGAAGAGATCCAAAGTGTGTTGCAACCCTAA
- a CDS encoding response regulator, translating to MYKVLLVEDETVIRQGLRELIVQVSSQFQVTGEASSGTEALDFLRCEVPDVLITDIRMREMDGLALLSKARDMYPELLMLIISGYGEFEYARRAMEFGVLNYLLKPIDRYELALCIQKIQLLLDRRYGITTLSIPEPSGKAEHAGGDTRKIIRDVKEHIKQHPDGDLRLQTIADLVNLNPTYLSQLFKNEIGINYSEYITEARMERAKWLLINTGLKIYDVARLSGHQSPKHFMLVFKQQVGWTAGEYRDRFSIS from the coding sequence ATGTATAAAGTATTGCTTGTAGAGGATGAGACGGTCATCCGTCAGGGACTAAGGGAGTTGATCGTACAAGTGTCTTCTCAGTTTCAGGTAACGGGCGAAGCGTCGAGCGGTACCGAGGCACTGGATTTTCTGAGATGTGAGGTGCCGGATGTGTTAATTACGGATATCCGTATGCGTGAAATGGACGGACTAGCTTTGTTAAGCAAAGCCAGAGACATGTACCCTGAATTGCTAATGCTCATCATTAGCGGCTACGGTGAATTTGAATATGCACGCAGAGCGATGGAGTTTGGGGTGTTGAACTACCTGTTGAAGCCAATCGATCGTTATGAACTGGCATTATGCATACAAAAGATTCAATTGCTGCTGGATCGCAGATACGGTATTACAACTCTTTCTATCCCTGAGCCATCTGGGAAAGCAGAACACGCTGGTGGAGATACACGGAAGATTATCCGAGATGTGAAGGAGCACATCAAGCAACATCCTGATGGAGATCTGCGACTTCAGACGATAGCAGATCTTGTTAACTTGAACCCTACTTATTTGAGCCAGTTGTTTAAGAACGAAATAGGCATCAATTATTCCGAATACATCACTGAGGCGCGTATGGAGCGAGCCAAGTGGCTGCTGATCAACACGGGTCTCAAAATCTATGATGTGGCACGGTTATCCGGGCATCAGAGCCCCAAACACTTCATGTTGGTGTTCAAGCAGCAGGTGGGATGGACCGCAGGAGAATATCGAGACCGATTCAGTATCTCTTGA